A genomic window from Candidatus Cloacimonadota bacterium includes:
- a CDS encoding outer membrane protein transport protein: MKKGLLVLAMITIFAVSSLIANGLSLNSLGPRALGMGGAMVGLADDPTAIYWNPAGLAGQNSSLLIFGTDVIPYASYKNATYGIDAKAKVNNYISPNLFFNYNLGKLALGLGAYVPAGLGTEWDGKDLVVFNGPNPIPVVIPGDTIYVDNPYAGKAFKWKSKIAVFDFSPNLAYKISDMISVGAGLNAYYGMMELERAEDLVNLLAQFGLDHDGLLDTQVDYKINGWGFGGLAGIKICPMDNLSIGFTYKTPVNVNFSGDGHIGENAITVDKLEIEWPMWLGGGISFNITDKWLISFDAQYSNWKSLKELYANIKLPDGSTKVDTMYLDWKDATQIRVGTEYMLNEQLTIRAGYYYDPAPAPDETLNILFPSSTNNVITGGLGYVINKFKVDFGIEYLMGKERDVAQAEHNMPGIHKLDVLAFSLGVCIGLM; the protein is encoded by the coding sequence ATGAAAAAAGGACTCTTAGTTCTTGCAATGATAACAATATTCGCAGTATCATCACTTATTGCGAATGGATTAAGCTTAAACAGCCTTGGTCCGAGGGCATTAGGAATGGGTGGTGCAATGGTCGGTCTGGCAGATGACCCCACCGCTATCTACTGGAATCCTGCAGGTCTTGCAGGTCAAAATTCCTCTCTCCTTATATTCGGAACTGATGTGATACCTTATGCTTCATATAAAAATGCAACATACGGTATTGATGCAAAAGCAAAAGTAAACAATTATATTAGCCCAAATCTATTCTTCAATTACAATCTTGGTAAATTAGCATTAGGGCTAGGTGCCTATGTTCCCGCAGGTCTTGGTACTGAATGGGATGGAAAAGACTTAGTAGTTTTTAATGGTCCTAATCCAATACCAGTTGTAATACCAGGTGACACCATTTATGTGGACAATCCCTATGCTGGGAAAGCATTTAAATGGAAAAGCAAAATTGCAGTTTTTGATTTCAGTCCAAACCTTGCATATAAAATCAGTGACATGATATCTGTTGGTGCTGGCTTAAATGCTTATTACGGAATGATGGAGCTAGAAAGAGCTGAAGATTTAGTCAACCTTCTTGCACAATTCGGATTAGATCATGATGGATTGCTTGATACTCAAGTAGATTATAAAATCAACGGATGGGGTTTTGGTGGTTTAGCTGGAATCAAAATTTGCCCAATGGATAATTTAAGTATTGGATTTACGTATAAAACACCCGTTAACGTTAATTTCAGCGGTGATGGACATATTGGCGAAAATGCTATAACTGTGGATAAATTAGAGATTGAATGGCCAATGTGGCTTGGGGGAGGAATTTCATTCAATATTACAGATAAGTGGCTTATTTCTTTCGATGCACAATATTCAAACTGGAAATCACTTAAAGAATTATATGCTAATATCAAATTACCTGATGGTTCAACAAAAGTTGATACAATGTATTTAGATTGGAAAGATGCAACTCAAATACGTGTCGGTACAGAATATATGCTTAATGAACAACTAACTATTAGGGCGGGTTACTACTATGATCCAGCTCCTGCTCCAGATGAAACACTCAACATTCTCTTCCCATCATCAACTAATAATGTAATTACTGGTGGTTTAGGTTATGTAATAAACAAATTTAAAGTAGATTTTGGTATTGAATATCTTATGGGAAAAGAACGTGATGTTGCTCAGGCAGAACATAATATGCCAGGTATACATAAACTAGATGTTCTAGCATTTAGTCTTGGTGTTTGCATAGGTTTAATGTAA
- a CDS encoding 2-oxoacid:acceptor oxidoreductase subunit alpha: MSTDRHAGKPILLQGNAAVALGALDAGVQFFGGYPITPSTEIAEILSEELPKRGDKFIQMEDEIGSIASVLGASIAGLKAMTATSGPGFSLMQENIGFGMEAEIPCVIVDVQRGGPSTGLPTSPAQGDIMQARWGTHGDHPVIALYPDSILECYELTIRAFNLAEKYRTPVILLMDEVLAHMRESVVLPAKDKLKIIRRIKPNVPPEWYKHYKNNPKYISPVASFGEGYRFHITGLTHDESGFPTNRHDEAKDMMDRLLKKITDNLDDLIQIEPFYMEDAEIAIFAAGVVARSAKEAILQARKKGIKVGLIRPLTIWPFPDQDVEDMLESTKAVIIAEMNQGQLINEVKRVTKYGQHNRFYRIQKYNGLVITPEEILQKIAEVA, encoded by the coding sequence ATGTCAACAGATAGGCATGCAGGAAAGCCAATATTACTCCAGGGGAATGCAGCTGTGGCACTTGGCGCACTCGATGCAGGTGTGCAATTCTTTGGAGGTTACCCCATTACTCCTTCAACGGAAATAGCAGAAATTTTATCAGAAGAACTCCCCAAAAGAGGAGATAAATTTATTCAAATGGAAGATGAGATTGGCAGTATCGCATCGGTTCTCGGTGCAAGCATTGCCGGTTTGAAAGCAATGACAGCAACCAGCGGTCCTGGTTTCTCTTTGATGCAGGAAAATATCGGTTTTGGTATGGAAGCAGAGATACCCTGTGTGATCGTCGATGTGCAGCGTGGTGGTCCAAGCACAGGTTTACCCACGAGTCCAGCGCAGGGTGATATCATGCAGGCACGCTGGGGAACGCACGGTGATCATCCAGTGATCGCACTCTATCCCGACTCGATTTTAGAATGTTATGAATTGACGATCAGAGCATTCAATCTTGCAGAAAAATATCGTACACCGGTCATTCTTCTTATGGATGAGGTGCTTGCTCACATGAGAGAATCGGTTGTACTTCCTGCAAAAGATAAGCTGAAGATCATACGAAGGATAAAACCGAATGTTCCTCCTGAATGGTATAAGCATTATAAAAATAACCCGAAGTACATTTCACCTGTTGCCAGTTTTGGTGAAGGATACCGATTCCATATTACAGGACTGACACATGATGAAAGCGGTTTCCCGACCAATAGACACGATGAAGCTAAAGATATGATGGATCGTCTTCTTAAGAAGATCACAGACAATTTGGATGACCTCATACAGATAGAGCCCTTCTACATGGAAGATGCCGAGATTGCGATCTTTGCTGCTGGTGTTGTTGCTCGTTCAGCCAAAGAAGCTATTCTTCAGGCACGAAAAAAGGGGATAAAGGTTGGACTCATCCGTCCATTGACTATCTGGCCTTTCCCGGATCAGGATGTCGAAGATATGCTCGAGTCGACAAAAGCTGTCATCATTGCGGAGATGAACCAGGGACAGCTCATCAATGAAGTGAAACGAGTTACGAAATACGGTCAGCATAACCGTTTTTACCGCATTCAGAAATATAACGGACTGGTCATCACACCAGAAGAAATCCTACAAAAGATTGCGGAGGTCGCATGA
- a CDS encoding 2-oxoacid:ferredoxin oxidoreductase subunit beta gives MRNIPQKVIHQYLRHDKKFPHVWCAGCGNGIILGDLLRAIYNLGLEKDDIAMVSGIGCSSRMPVYVDFNTLHTTHGRAIAFATGIKMAKPELKVIVITGDGDATAIGGNHFIHAARRNIDLTIIVINNNIYGMTGGQCSPTTPIGKFATTAPYGSIEPNFDICELAKCAGASFVARSTAYHTTETRTIFEKALMKKGCSVVEVISQCPVSYGKMNNTSSPVKMLEMQRDGTLMREAYDKLPEDKRQGKIIRGILYDIEKPEFIDQYQALVDRVSKPIQVKESGKTSKPTSQECEV, from the coding sequence ATGAGAAATATTCCGCAAAAAGTAATTCATCAATATCTCAGGCACGATAAGAAGTTTCCCCATGTGTGGTGCGCAGGCTGTGGTAACGGCATCATTCTTGGTGACCTGCTCCGTGCAATCTATAATTTGGGACTTGAAAAAGATGATATCGCAATGGTATCCGGTATTGGGTGTTCGAGCAGAATGCCCGTGTATGTTGACTTCAATACACTTCATACAACCCACGGACGAGCGATCGCTTTTGCAACAGGCATCAAAATGGCAAAGCCCGAATTGAAAGTGATCGTTATTACAGGTGATGGAGATGCGACAGCGATTGGAGGAAATCATTTCATTCATGCTGCACGTAGAAATATCGATCTTACGATCATTGTGATCAATAATAATATTTACGGCATGACAGGCGGACAGTGCTCGCCGACCACACCTATCGGTAAATTCGCAACCACAGCACCCTATGGATCCATTGAACCTAATTTTGATATCTGCGAACTTGCGAAATGTGCTGGAGCATCTTTTGTTGCACGAAGTACTGCCTATCATACCACAGAAACGAGAACCATCTTTGAGAAAGCATTAATGAAAAAGGGTTGTTCGGTCGTCGAGGTCATATCACAATGTCCGGTTTCTTATGGAAAGATGAATAATACTTCCTCACCAGTCAAAATGCTTGAAATGCAGCGTGACGGCACATTGATGAGGGAGGCGTACGATAAACTCCCCGAAGATAAACGGCAGGGTAAGATCATTCGCGGCATTCTCTATGATATCGAGAAACCAGAGTTCATCGATCAATATCAAGCATTGGTGGATCGGGTATCGAAACCAATTCAGGTTAAAGAATCCGGCAAGACGTCAAAACCGACATCTCAAGAGTGTGAAGTTTAG
- a CDS encoding RDD family protein: MSPTKYASIFRRAAALVLDLPFIIILYYFCDSVCIFLRDAWGTLFGTNISMYIIFIVVYFCAFECSSLKGTIGKMLIGIQVCKQNPNKKISFATALLRFFIKVLSLPILPIVVLLIIITKKHQGLHDLIAETVVINEQ, from the coding sequence ATGAGTCCAACAAAGTATGCAAGCATATTTCGACGGGCAGCAGCACTAGTCCTCGACCTGCCCTTTATTATCATTCTATACTATTTTTGCGACTCAGTTTGTATTTTCCTGCGCGATGCATGGGGAACGCTGTTTGGCACCAACATCAGTATGTATATCATCTTCATCGTTGTATATTTCTGCGCTTTTGAATGTTCATCTCTTAAAGGGACTATTGGTAAGATGCTTATTGGCATCCAGGTTTGTAAACAAAATCCAAATAAAAAAATATCCTTTGCAACCGCTCTTCTACGATTTTTCATAAAAGTTCTATCCCTTCCGATACTTCCTATTGTAGTACTTCTGATTATCATTACAAAAAAACATCAGGGATTACATGACCTTATTGCAGAAACGGTTGTGATCAATGAACAATAA
- a CDS encoding 4Fe-4S binding protein, which produces MVKKNSQGKFVKESVQEADTIEKVKVKDSMVDDAGDYRETPVHIYYEWCKKCGICVAFCPTGTLGLRDDGAPYVKNPDKCVHCERCDMLCPDYAITGAAKSERRKNVNR; this is translated from the coding sequence ATGGTAAAAAAGAATTCTCAAGGTAAATTTGTTAAAGAATCTGTTCAGGAAGCTGACACTATTGAAAAGGTGAAAGTTAAAGATTCGATGGTAGATGATGCCGGCGATTATCGAGAGACGCCGGTGCATATTTACTATGAATGGTGTAAAAAATGCGGCATCTGCGTTGCCTTTTGTCCTACTGGAACATTAGGTCTTAGAGACGATGGCGCACCGTATGTAAAAAATCCCGATAAGTGTGTACACTGTGAACGCTGTGATATGCTGTGTCCTGATTATGCAATAACTGGTGCTGCCAAGAGCGAAAGGAGAAAGAATGTCAACAGATAG
- a CDS encoding biotin/lipoyl-binding protein gives MKTYKMEVNGEKFEGRVVEYDGLNAKVEINGITYKVKMEPEYGKSTEALERPKKVLTLQPSLSGKNVDSLLSPGNVKAPLPGVILDVKVKEGDEVKEGDLLLILEAMKMESEIAASVNGKIKKVNVKVGESVLENQLLVEIEETKDE, from the coding sequence ATGAAAACATATAAGATGGAAGTAAATGGCGAAAAATTCGAGGGTCGGGTCGTTGAATATGATGGCTTGAATGCAAAAGTTGAAATCAATGGTATTACCTACAAAGTCAAGATGGAACCCGAGTACGGCAAGAGTACCGAAGCACTCGAACGCCCCAAAAAAGTGCTAACCCTACAGCCTTCTCTTAGCGGTAAGAATGTTGATTCACTTCTCAGCCCCGGCAACGTGAAAGCACCTCTGCCCGGTGTTATTCTTGATGTAAAAGTCAAGGAAGGTGATGAGGTCAAAGAAGGTGACCTGCTTCTTATTCTTGAGGCGATGAAGATGGAATCTGAGATTGCGGCTTCGGTCAACGGAAAGATAAAAAAGGTCAATGTGAAGGTTGGTGAATCTGTTCTTGAGAACCAACTACTGGTTGAGATCGAGGAAACAAAAGATGAATGA
- a CDS encoding 2-oxoacid:acceptor oxidoreductase family protein has product MKHEIRLSGSGGQGLILAGIILAEAAIKDGKKVLQSQSYGPESRGGSSRADVIISDEIIFFPRAVDLDILLCLTQESADKFLPNLKCTGYLFYDSSAIKVNPIEGKSIGVPFTDIAIEKFKKAIVTNIISLAYLCRITSIVKMNSLKEAIKNRVKERYVEMNMEAVAVGVSLADKYLKERGK; this is encoded by the coding sequence GTGAAACATGAAATTAGATTAAGTGGAAGCGGTGGACAGGGATTGATCCTTGCTGGCATTATCCTTGCCGAGGCAGCGATCAAAGATGGTAAAAAAGTTTTGCAATCACAAAGTTACGGACCTGAATCCCGGGGTGGATCAAGCCGTGCAGATGTTATCATCAGTGATGAAATTATCTTTTTTCCTCGTGCCGTAGATCTGGATATTCTTCTTTGCCTGACACAAGAGTCAGCCGACAAATTCCTTCCGAACCTGAAATGTACGGGATACCTTTTCTATGATTCCTCAGCCATAAAAGTTAATCCAATTGAAGGCAAATCGATCGGTGTGCCTTTTACAGATATTGCAATCGAAAAATTCAAGAAAGCAATCGTAACAAATATTATTTCTCTTGCTTACTTGTGCCGGATTACCAGTATTGTAAAAATGAATTCATTGAAAGAAGCAATTAAGAATAGGGTCAAGGAACGTTATGTTGAGATGAACATGGAAGCGGTTGCCGTGGGAGTATCTCTTGCAGATAAATATTTAAAGGAAAGAGGAAAATAA
- the mce gene encoding methylmalonyl-CoA epimerase: protein MIEKINHIGIAVPDLDAAIETYKDLGFSVVGREIVESQKVEVAMIQIGESHIELLQPTSDESPIAKFLEKNRPGIHHLAVSVDDIEKALHEYEKQGVRMIDTTPRDGAHGSKIAFVHPKSTSGVLLELCMEA from the coding sequence ATGATAGAAAAAATAAATCATATCGGTATCGCTGTACCCGATCTTGATGCAGCGATCGAAACATATAAGGATCTCGGATTTTCGGTAGTTGGAAGAGAAATTGTCGAGTCACAGAAAGTGGAAGTGGCAATGATCCAGATTGGTGAAAGTCATATCGAACTGTTACAGCCGACCTCTGACGAGAGCCCGATTGCAAAATTTCTCGAGAAGAATAGACCCGGCATTCATCATCTCGCTGTCAGCGTTGATGACATCGAAAAAGCATTGCATGAGTATGAAAAGCAAGGCGTTCGTATGATCGATACAACACCACGTGATGGTGCTCATGGTTCAAAGATTGCTTTTGTTCATCCAAAATCAACCAGCGGAGTTCTGCTGGAACTTTGCATGGAAGCATAA
- a CDS encoding acyl-CoA carboxylase subunit beta: MDREKRLAQLKAGRAEALLGGGERRIISQHKKGKLTARERIKLLVDPDSFEEFDMFVTHRCTDFEMEKQKYLSDGVVTGCGTIDGRLVYVYAQDFTIFGGSLSKTVSEKICKIMDMAMKMGAPLIGLNDSGGARIQEGVDSLAGYADIFYRNVMASGVVPQISAIVGPCAGGAVYSPAITDFIIMNKKNSYMFVTGPKVVKTVTHEDVTTEILGGAMVHAQKSGVTQFITETEEETYSLIRNLLQYIPNNNLEDPPVVACADPIDRICENLNTIVPDDPSKPYDVVNIIKSIVDNGKFLEVARYFAPNIVVGFAHLNGHSIGIVANQPEYLAGCLDTNASKKGARFIRFCDAFNIPLLFLEDVPGFLPGISQEHGGIIKEGAKILYAIAEATVPRITVIIRKAYGGAYCVYNSRHVGADLVYAWPSAEIAVMGPKGAVEIIFRKEADSSENPDEYLAEIEEEYRKKFATPFQAASKGYIDDIFEPSETRQRLIRAMEMIASKKDTNPPRKHGNIPL, translated from the coding sequence ATGGACAGAGAAAAACGTTTGGCACAGTTAAAGGCAGGTCGTGCAGAAGCATTGCTTGGAGGTGGCGAAAGACGGATCATCTCACAGCATAAAAAAGGAAAACTCACTGCACGCGAAAGAATAAAACTACTCGTCGATCCGGATAGTTTTGAAGAGTTTGATATGTTCGTTACCCATCGCTGTACCGACTTCGAAATGGAAAAGCAGAAATATCTCAGCGATGGTGTTGTAACAGGATGCGGCACGATCGATGGTCGCCTTGTGTATGTTTATGCTCAAGATTTCACCATTTTTGGTGGCTCTCTTTCAAAAACAGTATCCGAGAAGATCTGTAAGATCATGGATATGGCGATGAAGATGGGTGCTCCTCTTATTGGATTGAATGATTCAGGCGGGGCACGAATCCAGGAAGGTGTGGATTCGCTTGCAGGATATGCAGATATTTTTTATAGAAATGTGATGGCTTCGGGTGTTGTTCCGCAGATCTCAGCAATTGTTGGACCCTGTGCAGGCGGTGCTGTGTATTCTCCGGCGATCACTGATTTCATTATCATGAACAAAAAGAACAGCTATATGTTCGTGACAGGACCAAAGGTCGTGAAAACCGTTACACATGAAGATGTTACAACTGAAATACTCGGCGGTGCAATGGTACACGCCCAAAAGAGCGGTGTTACCCAATTTATTACCGAAACCGAAGAGGAAACGTATTCACTCATCCGCAACCTTCTTCAATATATCCCCAATAACAATCTTGAGGATCCGCCCGTTGTTGCATGTGCTGACCCGATCGACAGGATTTGTGAAAATCTTAATACGATCGTTCCGGATGATCCATCCAAGCCATACGATGTAGTAAATATTATTAAAAGTATCGTTGATAATGGAAAATTCTTGGAAGTGGCTCGCTATTTCGCCCCGAATATTGTTGTAGGATTTGCTCATCTTAATGGACATTCTATCGGTATTGTTGCAAACCAACCGGAATATCTTGCCGGTTGTCTGGATACCAATGCATCAAAAAAGGGTGCTCGATTTATTCGCTTCTGTGATGCCTTTAATATTCCCTTACTCTTTCTCGAAGATGTCCCAGGATTTTTGCCCGGTATCAGCCAGGAGCATGGCGGCATCATAAAAGAAGGTGCCAAGATCCTCTACGCCATCGCTGAAGCAACCGTTCCTCGTATCACCGTAATTATCCGAAAGGCGTATGGTGGTGCATATTGCGTATATAACAGCAGGCATGTTGGTGCTGATCTTGTGTATGCATGGCCCTCAGCAGAGATCGCTGTTATGGGTCCGAAAGGTGCAGTTGAGATCATCTTTCGGAAAGAAGCTGATAGCTCTGAAAATCCAGATGAATATCTCGCAGAAATTGAAGAAGAATACAGGAAAAAGTTCGCTACTCCATTCCAGGCTGCATCAAAAGGTTATATTGATGACATCTTTGAGCCCTCTGAAACAAGGCAGAGACTCATACGGGCAATGGAAATGATCGCTTCAAAGAAGGATACCAATCCTCCAAGAAAACATGGAAATATTCCTTTATAA